One segment of Cutaneotrichosporon cavernicola HIS019 DNA, chromosome: 4 DNA contains the following:
- a CDS encoding uncharacterized protein (Cullin) — protein MASLFSFPSRTDAFSAYRPSRNAHTDILTASSSARTGRIVTLNVKPPKPPLDDASKLAAIQAQVPLVLSGKSTEISFNCVSDFCRNLVLYSEAPFEAMYRTIDMELEKSTERIARGCRAAIMAREAKWLEVFVSTWETYIELASLLSAVFVYLDRVHAKDGSGIPTIIERATAQFRQTVWGNKLIFEKTKDDILAWAASERASSEVDLAQRVHVKSVVSIAKNLGTFSTLARPLMEVTQEYYEDLAATHAANVQDSTLTGIEFVKWALDKEVEERERAEQCFSPETAVEVVDVFRHVTGEMVADKVVRQALDESLYRADTDALSRLFVYSQQAKAFKVMAKAVHDHIETRIRTVIADPSNDRQMIESVFKLKRFVDKAVADLFEVPAKPIEAEDGDVEMEGAEAPKLSQEERNKQLELEEAVRSGFKAGLGSRKNAPAEWIAKYLDSTMRKGQGSTSEAEFNVLLDEIVALIGYTPDRDVFRAFYTSGLAKRLLLNKSASDDMERTMIVKLQKEMGEEFTTGDVMLKDLQLSETLVKSYQSARAKDPSKFKDDSDFTANVLTESAWPSYPLLKDGWNFKLTPQLQSSIDTFTEWYATQHKNRMLSWRHQLGTVTLTAVFDSGRYEIGVSLFQAVALLQFNDDDVLDFTELKSRTGIEASELVRTLQSLSMGRKGTRVLIKRPAGKEVEPTDKFAFNKGFTSERMKFKINQIQQDLSAEESRQTNEQVALDRVSVLEATIVRIMKGRKKLTLQLLIDAVVSDVSKRFPPDVKEIKKRVESLIDREFLKRDDEDKNMLHYLA, from the exons ATGGCGTCGCTTTTCAGCTTTCCGTCTAGGACAGACGCGTTCTCAGCCTACCGTCCCAGCCGAAATGCCCACACCGACATCCTCaccgcttcctcctcagcccGCACCGGCAGGATCGTCACTCTCAATGTCAAGC CGCCAAAGCCGCCTCTGGATGATGCGAGCAAGCTGGCGGCAATCCAGGCCCAAGTACCCCTCGTTCTGAGTGGCAAGTCCACCGAAATCTCGTTCAACTGCGTCTCGGACTTCTGCAGGAACCTGGTGCTGTACTCGGAAGCACCATTTGAGGCGATGTACAGGACGATCGACATGGAACTTGAGAAGAGCACCGAGCGGATAGCAAGAGGGTGCCGCGCCGCCATTATGGCCCGGGAGGCCAAGTGGCTCGAGGTGTTCGTCTCAACGTGGGAGACCTACATCGAGCTGGCG AGCCTGCTTTCGGCCGTTTTCGTCTACCTCGATCGCGTACacgccaaggacggcaGCGGTATTCCCACCATCAT cgaACGGGCAACTGCTCAGTTCCGCCAGACCGTCTGGGGGAACAAGCTGATTTTCGAGAAGACCAAGGATGACATCCTGGCGTGGGCTGCGTCTGAGCGAGCGTCATCCGAGGTAGACTTGGCTCAGCGGGTTCACGTCAAGTCCGTAGTGTCAATCGCCAAGAACCTTGGGACGTTCTCGACTCTGGCACGCCCATTAATGGAGGTCACCCAGGAGTACTACGAGGACCTGGCCGCTACACATGCAGCCAATGTGCAGGATAGCACGCTCACGGGTATCGAGTTTGTCAAATGGGCCCTCGACAAGGAAgtcgaggagcgggagcgcgcTGAGCAGTGCTTCTCACCCGAAACAGCCGTTGAGGTTGTGGACGTGTTCCGGCATGTCACGGGCGAGATGGTGGCAGACAAGGTCGTCCGGCAGG CGCTGGACGAGTCGCTGTACCGTGCCGACACGGACGCGCTGAGCCGCCTATTCGTGTACAGCCAGCAGGCCAAGGCGTTCAAGGTGATGGCCAAAGCGGTGCACGATCACATCGAGACGCGGATACGCACTGTTATTGCGGACCCCTCAAATGACCGGCAGATGATCGAATCAGTGTTCAAGCTCAAGCGGTTCGTTGACAAGGCTGTCGCAGACCTCTTCGAGGTCCCCGCCAAGCCGATTGAAGCTGAAGACGGTgacgtcgagatggagggggCGGAGGCGCCCAAGCTCTCCCAGGAGGAGCGCAACAAGCAGCTCGAGTTGGAGGAAGCTGTTCGCTCCGGCTTCAAGGCAGGTCTCGGCAGCCGCAAGAATGCGCCAGCCGAATGGATCG caaAATACTTGGACAGTACTATGCGTAAGGGCCAGGGTTCGACGTCGGAAGCCGAGTtcaacgtcctcctcgacgagatcgtCGCTTTAATCGGGTACACGCCAGACCGGGATGTGTTCCGGGCCTTCTACACCAGTGGCCTGGCGAAGCGCCTCCTGCTCAACAAgagcgcgagcgacgacaTGGAGCGCACCATGATCGTCAAGCTCCAGAAGG AGATGGGAGAGGAATTCACCACTGGCGATGTCatgctcaaggacctccAGCTGTCCGAGAC gcTCGTCAAGTCATACCAGTCAGCTCGCGCCAAGGACCCCAGCAAGTTCAAGGACGACTCAGACTTCACGGCGAACGTCCTCACAGAATCTGCCTGGCCATCGTACCCTCTTCTGAAAGACGGGTGGAACTTCAAACTCACTCCTCAATTGCAGTCGTCCATCGACACGTTCACAGAGTGGTACGCGACGCAGCACAAGAACCGCATGCTTTCGTGGCGGCACCAGCTTGGCACCGTTACCCTGACGGCTGTCTTCGACAGCGGTAGATATGAGATCGGGGTTAGCCTGTTCCAGGCCGTCGCGCTACTCCAATTCAATGACGACGATGTCCTCGACTTTACAGAGCTCAAATCGCGAACAGGCATTG AGGCATCTGAGCTGGTCCGTACGCTCCAGTCCCTTTCAATGGGGCGAAAGGGCACACGTGTGCTAATCAAGCGTCCGGCAGGCAAGGAGGTGGAGCCGACAGATAAGTTCGCGTTCAACAAGGGCTTCACCAGCGAGCGCATGAAGTTCAAGATCAACCAGATCCAGCAGGACCTTTCG gccgaggagtCGCGGCAGACGAACGAacaggtcgcgctcgaccgtGTATCCGTCCTCGAAGCGACCATCGTCCGCATCATGAAGGGCCGCAAGAAGCTCACGTTGCAACTCCTCATCgacgctgtcgtcagcgaCGTGTCGAAGCGCTTTCCACCGGACGTCAAAGAGATCAAGAAACGTGTCGAGAGCTTGATCGACCGCGAGTtcctcaagcgcgacgacgaggacaagaacATGCTCCATTACCTTGCTTGA
- the BUB1 gene encoding uncharacterized protein (Protein tyrosine kinase) translates to MPPTPRAPSPDGPITDFALLEAQKENIRPLASGRSAAALGAFFEGDEETRKAHEDKIAQFKLDIEDAERRDREGEDMVDGVADVLDLWNRYVAFTVQTNPSSPGRIIPVVESATRRFIDDARYAQDIRYLKLWIIYARQVERREEMWAFLESRDVGTRHSSFYEEWALVLEGLGLKKKADEVYRLGIARRAAPMERLKNRHAAFLTRIMAPSSDDIPEDDPNPPAPPRRAVLGAVGGPPPSVQQMPSGRTRGPNGSKMEIFSDTTGRGNPEPTPWEDFGTREGRRKENTIEAAPWRGETMPQSASRHRVTPRTPKIEVFKDSETNGTVVAGDGDVMRAKAPPNEAEKLRFDPLRNFDVGPINAFPSLPTESRPPVPPVAPAAPTSARKPSSRDKEKKREKRHRFVMEPWTCPTGGAEIVDAKGKHERRMFDWDAVFKGGEEWSFEEVRARQRGLLGKVYKPVAAWERTWHAGGATSPKPPPKPMRPPSPTVNTKLANAEVMDLFNQTIHGGKARHSDSESSDDDDDDGDDAEEQVMPTPLPRPRAAMMTPGGLVPPTPTPAPGRSNIFGDDNGQIPVFADENAPRKMAVFDENAPRKIAVFDENAENAYDPTDENKNAGRPAQTPRAPLGTTPRAPLGMRTPLAPTPRGLAVHDENDTPAPTRPVQRNIFALQQDAIAEEDENSPRAKSSPRESPRQSPKEQAQEQEQEQEQSYRTEVNVNEGYSYRTEPAAEQSYATEAQNDYSYRTEPEAEDEGTQERFDEHYEEYPEERPFRNQMYNRHLLTPVTERTFEHTVATAKSSRFGGLGTPEEEEEDEEQRSPSRSNSSNRSGFVDAGIFDVPEGYTIARKLDDEPKADTTQSTDATGDFVTAQHNSPPKPEGFRHASPVGKMEIFKDESKPSLKMQVFSDGPQASPKLAVFADQQRASPKPAVSADPPKESPKRLVLEGKQPSPTREPVASLAAPAAAMECLVLAPVLSDIPNPCNPTDSSVIATLLERIDPPLEEQPLIRRISDRSARLSALQKHAKLHARRSSSASMRMSISPDDFYPLELGGKTYEASHKIGEGGFGSVFLVVDQALQAELDDGDEDDEDGAKLAIKVEKPANLWESVVLSRVHERVASNLVPSIIRPRGLFAYADESFLLLDYCRQGTLLDVVNKAGQWGIAPSLNGTSVPDEILAIFFTIELLRIVEGLHAAGFVHGDLKIDNCLVRLDSANGWDAQYTRDGSRGWAAKGVRLIDFGRASDLSLFSPGDKQTFVGDWKVDARDCPQMREGRPWSFEADYFGLASVCYCLLHGKYIGTEVVDGKVKLDAPMKRYWQADMWTKLFDTLLNPAEIPLTGQLTSIRAEFEGWLEDNCVKNGRNLRQLLKRIESRAMEGR, encoded by the exons ATGCCGCCAACACCCCgagcgccgtcgccagACGGACCCATTACTGActtcgcgctcctcgaggcgcagaAGGAGAACATCCGGCCCCTTGCCTCGGGCCGtagcgccgccgcccttgGCGCATTCTTCGAgggggacgaggagacgcgcAAGGCCCACGAAGACAAGATCGCGCAGTTCAAACTCGACATCGAGGATGCGGAGCGTCGCGAccgcgagggagaggacaTGGTAGACGGCGTGGCAGACGTGCTCGACTTGTGGAACCG ATATGTTGCCTTCACCGTGCAAACCAACCCCTCTTCTCCAGGCCGCATCATCCCCGTAGTTGAGAGCGCCACGCGACGCTTCATCGACGATGCACGCTACGCCCAGGACATCCGGTACCTCAAGCTGTGGATAATCTACGCTCGCCAGGTCGAACGACGAGAGGAGATGTGGGCGTTCCTCGAGAGTCGCGATGTCGGGACACGACACTCGTCGTTCTACGAGGAGTGGGCCCTCGTACTCGAGGGCCTTGGACT aaagaagaaggccgacgaggtgtACCGCCTTGGAATtgcgcgtcgcgccgctcccATGGAGCGACTGAAGAACAGACACGCGGCCTTCCTCACGCGCATCATGGCACCATCCTCCGACGACATCCCGGAGGATGACCCCAACCCTCCCGCACCGCCCCGCCGTGCTGTTCTCGGCGCTGTCGGCGGGCCTCCCCCATCTGTACAGCAGATGCCTTCCGGGCGGACCCGCGGCCCGAACGGGTCCAAGATGGAGATCTTCTCGGACACGACCGGGCGCGGCAACCCGGAGCCCACACCGTGGGAGGACTTTGGCACGCGCGAAGGTCGTCGGAAGGAGAACACCATCGAGGCCGCTCCATGGCGTGGCGAGACCATGCCTCAGAGCGCATCACGCCACCGTGTAACACCCCGTACCCCCAAGATTGAAGTGTTCAAGGACTCGGAGACGAACGGCACCGTCGTGgcaggcgacggcgacgtaATGCGCGCCAAGGCCCCACCAAACGAGGCAGAGAAGCTCCGCTTCGACCCACTGCGCAACTTCGACGTTGGGCCGATCAACGCCTTTCCGTCTCTCCCTACAGAGTCTCGTCCCCCAGTTCCTCCCGTCGCACCCGCCGCACCTACCAGCGCACGCAagccctcctcgagggacaaggagaagaagagggaGAAGCGCCACCGGTTCGTCATGGAACCGTGGACATGTCCGACAGGTGGCGCCGAgatcgtcgacgccaagggcAAACACGAGCGGCGCATGTTCGACTGGGACGCGGTGTTCAAGGGTGGTGAGGAATGGAGCTTTGAGGAagtgcgcgctcgccaacgcggcctcctcggcaaggtCTACAAGCCCGTCGCGGCCTGGGAACGTACGTGGcacgctggcggcgcgacgagccCCAAGCCTCCGCCGAAGCCTATGCgcccaccctcgccgacggTTAATACCAAGCttgccaacgccgaggtcatGGACCTCTTCAACCAGACCATCCACGGCGGCAAGGCGCGCCACTCTGACTCGGAGTCGtctgacgacgacgacgacgacggtgatgacgccgaggagcaaGTCATGCCTACCCCGCTCCCCCGCCCACGCGCCGCCATGATGACCCCAGGTGGGCTGGTgcctcccacccccactCCGGCGCCGGGTAGAAGCAACATCTTCGGAGACGATAACGGCCAGATTCCCGTGTtcgccgacgagaacgCCCCTCGCAAGATGGCAGTATTCGACGAGAACGCCCCTCGCAAGATAGCAGTCTTCGACGAGAACGCCGAGAATGCTTATGACCCAACTGACGAGAATAAGAACGCCGGCCGGCCGGCTCAGACTCCTCGCGCCCCACTGGGCACAACACCGCGAGCCCCGCTTGGCATGCGCACGCCCCTCGCGCCCACCCCGCGCGGGTTAGCGGTGCACGATGAGAACGACACGCCGGCTCCAACGCGGCCTGTGCAGCGCAACATCTTTGCCCTGCAGCAGGACGCGATtgctgaggaggacgagaacaGTCCTCGTGCGAAGTCGTCACCGCGTGAATCACCTCGCCAGTCGCCCAAGGAGCAAGCGCAagagcaggagcaggagcaggagcagtCGTATCGCACCGAGGTCAACGTCAACGAGGGCTACTCCTATCGCACCGAGCCTGCGGCTGAACAGTCCTACGCTACTGAGGCGCAGAACGACTACTCCTACCGCACCGAACCAGAAgctgaggacgagggcacCCAGGAGCGCTTCGACGAGCACTACGAGGAGTATCCCGAAGAGCGTCCTTTCCGGAACCAGATGTACAACCGCCACTTACTGACACCTGTGACGGAGCGCACCTTCGAGCACACTGTCGCGACGGCCAAGAGCTCGCGGttcggcggccttggcaccccagaggaggaagaggaggacgaggagcagcgCTCACCGAGCCGCTCCAACTCCTCCAATCGCTCCGGCTTTGTCGATGCAGGGATCTTCGACGTCCCCGAAGGGTACACCATCGCGCGCAAGCTAGACGATGagcccaaggccgacaCGACCCAGTCGACGGACGCGACTGGCGACTTCGTCACGGCCCAGCACAACAGCCCTCCTAAGCCCGAAGGTTTCCGCCATGCCTCGCCGGTTGGCAAGATGGAGATCTTCAAAGACGAATCTAAGCCCTCTTTGAAGATGCAGGTGTTTTCGGACGGACCGCAGGCGTcgcccaagctcgccgTCTTCGCCGACCAGCAGCGGGCGTCACCCAAGCCAGCCGTTTCCGCTGATCCGCCCAAGGAGTCGCCCAAGCGGCTGGtgctcgagggcaagcagCCGTCTCCGACCAGGGAGCCAGTGGCATCCCTCGCCGCACCTGCTGCTGCCATGGAGTGTCTGGTCCTCGCACCCGTGCTTTCGGATATTCCAAACCCGTGCAACCCCACAGACAGCTCGGTGATCGCCACACTCTTGGAGCGCATCGACCCACCTCTCGAGGAGCAACCCCTCATCCGCCGAATCTCGGACAGATCGGCCCGCCTCTCCGCTCTGCAGAAGCACGCTAAGCTGCACGCACGGCGGTCGAGTTCGGCATCAATGCGGATGTCAATCTCGCCCGATGACTTCTAcccgctcgagctcggcggcaagACGTACGAGGCGAGTCACAAGATTGGCGAAGGGGGCTTCGGCTCCGTGTTCCTCGTTGTAGACCAGGCACTGCAGGCTGAGCTGGACGACGGGgatgaagacgacgaggacggcgctAAGCTAGCAAtcaaggtcgagaagcCCGCGAACTTGTGGGAGTCGGTTGTGCTGTCGCGGGTGCACGAACGCGTTGCGTCCAACCTCGTGCCGTCGATTATCCGTCCGCGCGGACTGTTCGCGTACGCCGACGAAtcgttcctcctcctcgactaCTGTCGCCAGGGCACCCTGCTGGACGTCGTCAACAAGGCTGGACAGTGGGGCATCGCTCCTTCGCTGAACGGTACGAGCGTCCCTGACGAGATTCTTGCCATCTTCTTCACGATCGAGCTCCTCCGTATCGTCGAGGGCCTGCACGCGGCGGGTTTCGTCCACGGCGACCTCAAGATTGACAATTGCCTTGTGCGTCTTGACTCGGCCAATGGCTGGGACGCGCAGTACACACGTGATGGCTCGCGCGGGTGGGCCGCCAAGGGCGTGCGTCTCATCGACTTTGGTCGCGCGTCCgacctctccctcttctccccTGGCGACAAGCAGACCTTTGTGGGCGACTGGAAAGTCGATGCACGCGACTGTCCCCAGATGCGCGAGGGCCGCCCGTGGTCTTTTGAAGCGGACTACTTCGGCCTTGCCAGTGTGTGCTATTGCCTTCTCCATGGCAAGTACATTGGCACTGAGGTCGTCGATGGGaaggtcaagctcgacgcgccaaTGAAGCGG TACTGGCAGGCCGACATGTGGACCAAGCTGTTCGACACGCTGCTCAACCCCGCTGAGATCCCGCTCACGGGGCAACTTACTTCGATCCGTGCCGAGTTTGAGGGCTGGCTCGAGGACAACTGTGTCAAGAACGGTCGCAACCTCCGGCAGCTGCTCAAGCGGATTGAGAGCCGCGCGATGGAAGGGCGGTAG